A single genomic interval of Vicinamibacterales bacterium harbors:
- a CDS encoding two-component regulator propeller domain-containing protein, with amino-acid sequence MLSWRAFGHRGKKRRATAGVGPVAMLLFGLTVAALPAEALNPTRALTQYQNDRWQTEQGLPQSTVQAITETRDGYLWVGTLDGLARFDGVRFTVFDARTVPALGSGSVLGMMQDAEGNLWIGRSGAAVIHKDGRFRIAFGEEVTAGSAVWSFCQAKDGAVWAATNNGLVRWAKGATRVFRKADGLPTDKLRSVAFDRDGTLWIGTTGGGLVSYSGGRFETLQSSTGFPHAEVRAVLSDAEGGVWAATAGAGLARVYHGRVTTYTVADGLPSNQLAALALDAQGTLWIGTWGAGICRMSAGRFSSLSSAGGLSADQVWSLYADREGSLWVGTWVGGLNRLRDRRFLVFGVPEGLSNNNTRAVLHTRDGATWVATAGGGVNRIEGNTVTTIRTKDGLPSDEASSLCEDRDGSLWIGTYTSGLARLNKGRITVYGIAEGLPGADVRAVYQDRAGTLWVGTMTGLGRFDGHRIVAVTAPGVPLDGVVSMFEDHAGTLWFGTAGDGLVRLRGGAFRALTTKDGLASNKVMAFHEDARGSLWVGTGGGGITRLRDDRLVTIRTSDGLWDGFAETILEDRAGNLWMTCNRGFFRVSRNQLDSFADGRIGKVTSVAYGASDALRSTTFAGGQSPSGAVDSRGRLWLPSYRGLVVVDPSNIPAPASAPMVRLEEVTANGITRDPGQAVRLPPGAGTLTIRYTAKTLLDADRIRFRWRMDGLSGDWVYAGTQREAFYPSLPHGNYRFQIAASADGMTWSEASAPFEVNVEPFVYQTAWFGFAVVLGAVGVVTGGLRWRLRQHRRLEEELQQRVNRALADVNTLRGLLPICAWCKKVRNDGGYWEQIEVYVRDHSEATFSHGICPECLARFDASREATRPDNR; translated from the coding sequence ATGCTGAGCTGGCGTGCGTTCGGACATCGGGGGAAGAAGCGCCGCGCGACCGCGGGCGTGGGGCCCGTCGCGATGCTGCTCTTCGGGTTGACCGTCGCCGCGCTGCCCGCCGAAGCCCTCAACCCCACGCGTGCGCTCACGCAGTATCAGAACGATCGCTGGCAGACCGAACAGGGCCTGCCGCAGAGCACCGTCCAGGCGATCACCGAGACGAGGGACGGCTACCTCTGGGTGGGGACGCTCGACGGCCTCGCCCGCTTCGACGGCGTCCGCTTCACGGTGTTCGATGCCCGCACGGTCCCTGCACTCGGCTCGGGTTCGGTGCTCGGCATGATGCAGGACGCAGAGGGAAACCTCTGGATTGGGCGGTCAGGCGCCGCCGTCATCCACAAGGACGGACGTTTCCGGATCGCGTTCGGTGAAGAAGTGACCGCCGGGTCGGCGGTGTGGTCCTTCTGCCAGGCGAAGGACGGGGCCGTGTGGGCTGCGACCAACAACGGCCTGGTCCGTTGGGCAAAGGGCGCAACCCGGGTGTTCCGAAAGGCCGACGGCCTGCCCACCGACAAGTTGCGCTCGGTCGCCTTCGACCGCGACGGCACGCTCTGGATCGGCACGACGGGTGGGGGACTCGTGTCATATTCGGGCGGCCGCTTCGAGACGCTTCAATCCAGCACCGGGTTTCCGCACGCCGAAGTCCGCGCCGTGCTGTCAGACGCCGAGGGCGGGGTCTGGGCGGCGACGGCGGGCGCCGGCCTCGCACGCGTGTATCACGGCAGGGTCACGACATACACCGTGGCCGACGGCCTTCCCAGCAACCAACTCGCGGCTCTCGCGCTCGACGCGCAGGGGACGCTCTGGATCGGGACGTGGGGTGCGGGAATCTGCCGGATGAGCGCCGGACGCTTCTCCTCCCTCTCGTCGGCCGGAGGTCTCTCGGCAGACCAGGTGTGGTCGCTCTATGCGGACCGCGAGGGCAGCCTGTGGGTGGGAACGTGGGTGGGCGGGCTGAACCGCCTGCGCGACCGGCGCTTCCTCGTCTTCGGGGTACCCGAGGGCCTCTCGAACAACAACACCCGCGCCGTGCTCCACACGCGCGACGGCGCGACATGGGTGGCGACCGCCGGCGGCGGCGTGAATCGGATCGAGGGGAACACCGTCACCACGATACGCACGAAGGACGGCCTGCCGAGCGATGAGGCGTCGTCGCTCTGCGAGGACCGGGACGGCTCCCTCTGGATCGGGACCTACACCTCAGGGCTCGCCCGGCTGAACAAAGGACGGATCACGGTGTACGGAATCGCGGAGGGCCTTCCGGGCGCCGACGTCCGCGCCGTCTATCAGGATCGCGCCGGAACGCTCTGGGTCGGGACGATGACGGGCCTCGGCCGATTCGACGGGCACCGCATCGTCGCGGTCACCGCCCCAGGGGTACCGCTCGACGGAGTCGTCTCGATGTTCGAGGATCACGCCGGGACGCTCTGGTTCGGAACGGCCGGCGACGGGCTCGTTCGGCTTCGAGGCGGAGCGTTCCGCGCCCTGACGACCAAGGACGGCCTCGCGTCGAACAAGGTCATGGCGTTTCACGAAGACGCCCGCGGCAGCCTCTGGGTCGGCACCGGCGGCGGCGGGATTACCCGCCTGCGTGATGACCGACTCGTCACGATCCGCACGTCGGACGGACTCTGGGATGGCTTCGCGGAGACGATTCTCGAGGATCGCGCGGGCAACCTCTGGATGACGTGCAACCGGGGCTTCTTTCGCGTCTCTCGGAATCAGCTCGACAGTTTCGCGGACGGGCGCATCGGCAAGGTGACGTCGGTGGCCTACGGAGCGTCCGACGCGCTCCGGAGCACGACGTTCGCGGGAGGTCAGTCCCCCTCGGGCGCTGTCGATTCTCGAGGACGCTTGTGGCTTCCCAGTTACAGAGGACTTGTCGTCGTTGACCCGTCGAACATCCCGGCGCCGGCCAGCGCGCCGATGGTTCGACTGGAGGAAGTGACGGCGAACGGCATCACACGGGATCCCGGTCAAGCGGTGCGGCTTCCCCCTGGCGCGGGCACGCTCACGATCCGCTACACGGCGAAGACGCTGCTCGATGCCGACCGGATCCGGTTCCGGTGGCGGATGGATGGACTCTCGGGCGACTGGGTGTATGCGGGAACCCAGCGTGAAGCGTTCTATCCCAGCCTTCCCCACGGCAACTACCGGTTCCAGATCGCGGCATCGGCCGACGGCATGACATGGAGCGAGGCCTCCGCGCCGTTCGAGGTCAACGTCGAGCCGTTCGTCTATCAGACCGCGTGGTTTGGTTTTGCCGTCGTGCTGGGCGCCGTGGGCGTGGTGACCGGCGGCCTCAGGTGGCGACTGCGCCAGCATCGGCGCCTCGAAGAGGAACTCCAGCAGCGCGTGAACCGTGCCCTGGCTGACGTCAATACGCTGCGCGGGCTGCTGCCGATCTGTGCCTGGTGCAAGAAGGTCCGCAACGACGGCGGCTACTGGGAACAGATCGAGGTCTACGTCCGCGACCACTCGGAGGCGACCTTCAGCCACGGCATCTGCCCCGAGTGCCTGGCCCGGTTCGACGCTTCCAGAGAGGCCACTCGGCCGGACAACCGCTGA